The sequence TTTGTCGTGCTCTTGAGCTGATGGTGTAGTAACTGAGTCATGTCACAAGACTAAAGCTcttgacttacaaggagaggctgagggaactggggttatttagtctgcagaagagaagaatgagcggggatttgatagcagccttcaattacctgaaggggtttccaaagaggatggagcttggctgttctcagttgtggcagataacagaacaagaagcaatggcctcaagttgccgtgggggaggtctaggctggatgtTAGGAAACTCTGTTTGattaggagggtggggaagcactgaaatgggttccctcgggaggtggtggaatctccatccttacaggtttttaaggcccagcttgacaaagccgtggctgggatgggatgatttagttggggttggtcctgctttgagcaggggattggactggatgacctcctgaggtctcttccaaccctaatcttctatgattcgaaGACACTTATGTTATTGGACAAGAGAGATTCCCTATCCCAAAGGGCACTGACACTGATGAgcgagagctacaggaggaggtcgGAGTGGCTGAGAACCAGAGGCAGAAGAGGAGAGGGGGGCAGGGTGAAGGAGCTGAGAGGAGAACACTGAAGATGGACAagttagagaaagagagaggagtagGAAGATGGGAAAGGGGATGAATGGAAGGAGATGCAATTCTAGATTTTAAGCTTACAATTTACCCCGAGTATGGGTCAGTGGGTAGCTACACCACCCAAGAAGACCAGAAACAATCACAGTTTCTGTCATGCTTAGTGGGGGAGGTTCCTCCCACTCCTTGTGTTCTCCCCTACCTGCTTGCTTCCAGAGGGGTCTATTGGGTGAGCAGCCCCTGCCATTTCCATCATGGCCAGAATCCATGATTTGAGCATCATTGAGCAAGGGGCAAGGGGAAAGGCCTTATTCTCCCTTGCTGAGGAAGGACTCTGACAATCTAGCCCTGAGAGAGGGGGCAGGAAATCACGCGAGGAGAAAGTCACCATGGAAAGACTTAGGGGAAAGAGATGGGGAGATGtgaaagggaggggagagaagggagaataaaaaataaaaaaaaaaggagctgtTGCTGGTTAATATTATTATTCATCAGGGTGCATGGGGGTCAGCATGGGATAGCAGACCGATTCCTAGGTGTGTTTGCTGTAATTAGAATCATGGGGTTGGAAGAAGGATGACAACGTCATTTTGTAGGACAAGAAGGGATTTGGAGACCTGGAGATCTTCCACTGGGGTAACTTCATTGACATCCCATTTTCTCCCTCAATCTCCTTTCCTCCCCACGCCCATGATAGTCATCACACCCACGCCACTCGTCCCCCAGCGCACAGTGAAAGCATCAGAATGAAACGTACCCCTAGCTCTGCCCTGGGTAACTGTGCAGACATGGGACCGTTTAATAACAAAAGGAGCAAAGAGTGCAACAGATTAAACCCCCAGGGTACGAGTTACTTTGGGGTAGCTTTGGCCGACCCAGTGTGTTTTAATTGTGTGTTGTGCGCCTTGGTGAACCCGATTGCTTCAGGGATCAGGTCCCCCAGGTCACCAAGAACAGTGTAAAACCTCCTGAATTCTCCCGCGTAGCAGCTTCTCTTGAGGGGGGAAGCAAAGATATATCTCTCTGTCTTCTGCAGGTCCATGCAGTTGGACTGAATTATGCTTACAAACAAATTCAGACACTGTGGTCATCAGCCGGGATTGAACCAAGATCTTTGGAAGCCAAAGCATCATGTTCCATGCCTTGTGCTAAAGGAAAAAACCCTCATCTTTTGGAGAAAGCAGCAGGTTACAGGTGCCGGGGGCAGGGGTGGTGTAGTGTGTGCATTATGTTATGACTCTGGGATTTCATACCAAGTAATGCAAAGCCCATTTTCATTTTCCTGAACAGGCTTAATGATCACACTAAGTAACCCAGAACTGAAATGGCAGAGCCCACCTTGTATGAATTGGGAAGAGCGCCGCTTGGCACAAACTCTCACCCCTTGTTTTCAGCCCGACTATTTCAGTGCAATAGTCAGAAGTCACTGTTTGCTGCTGTGTGTAGGAACAGCAATGCCCATGTGTGGGGCATAGTTAACGCACTGGTTCTTACATTTCGGCTGTGTGTCCATTTTTTCAGATAACTGGAATGATCGGCTCTGAACATCTGGCTCTGTGGACTAAGGCCTTTTCTTGATTCAGCAGGGGAGTCCCCTAAGAAACTAACCTCCATaatttcttcccttcctctccttctAGGGAGGGGATAGAATTCCTGAGCCACCTGCCTGCCCACGTCACTGCAGCTCCCTGGTCTTGGTTCGGAGGAGATGAAAAAGGGAAATCACTCAACGGTGACCGAGTTCCTTCTCTCAGGACTGACAGATCGCCCGGAGCTTCAGGTCCCTCTCTTTGTGTTGTTCCTAGTGATCTACATTGTTACCTTGGTAGGGAATCTGGGGATGATCGTGTTAATCAAGATTGACTCCCGtctccacacccccatgtactttttcctTGGTAATTTGTCTTTCTCTGATCTGTGCTATTCCTCCATAATTTCCCCTAGGATGCTGCTGAACTTCTTAGCCGAGAGTAAAAGGATTTCGTACAATGCCTGTGCTGTGCAAATGTATCTCTTTAGTACTTTTGGTCATGTAGattgcctcctgctggctgtgatGGCATATGAccgttatgtggccatctgtaaccCGCTGCTCTATACAGTCACCATGTCCCGATGGCTCTGTCATCAGCTGGTGGCTGGGGTGTATGCCGTGGGCTTGCTGGACTCAATGGTACACACCATTTTTACTTTTCGTTTATCATTCTGCAGCTCCAATGCCATCAATCATTTCCTCTGTGATGTTCCTCCGGTATTGTCGCTCTCCTGTTCCGACACACGCGTCAATGAGATTGTGATGTTTGCCTCGACTGGCTGCTTGGTCGTGAGCAGCATTGTGATCATTCTCCTCTCCTACGCATATATCATCATCACCATCCTGCGGATCCGCTCTGCCGAGGGCAGgcgcaaagccttctccacctgcacctcCCACCTGACGGCCGTGGCCATGTTCCATGGCTCCCTCCTCTTCATGTATTTCCGACCCTCCACCAGTTACTCCCTGGACACTGACAAAATAGCCTCTGTGTTCTACACGGTGGTGATCCCCATGCTGAACCCCTtgatctacagcctgaggaacaaggaggtgAAAGATGCCCACTGGAAAGTGATGCACaaattgctcactttctcttGAGCCTGTTTACTCCATACTGCGTTACTGATTGGGAGGTGGAAGCAGGAGAACTCAGTTCCTGCTCCACTGCAATCTCATTCCTCATCATGCAGGTTACCACTGAGCTTTatttggattgttttttttttcttttattgtgttCCAACAATGTCTGGCAGCCCCAGAAAGGTTTAAGAAGGTTGTGACGCTTTCTGGAGGAATTCAGGATTGTGAGTCACCCTGTCTCTCCCATGTATCAGTGAGCAAGCGACTTGCAGGGGCTAAATTATTTTTGTCAGCTCTCGGACTAGCCAGCTTGTTGACCCTCCTCCATCCCCGCCCTCCAACCATTCTCCTCCAAAGCTCAGCCAGCCTTTACTTTGCCTCGCAGGTCACCTCAGTTGCACTCCAATCCTGAAAGCTCTTTGAAACGTGTTCCCCGGCAGTATCCAGCCCCTATCCCTGGGCTGTCACCGAAATGACTGAGTCCACTGTCTTCAGAGAGATAGTATACAACCCAGCCTGCTAGATCAGCTGAGGATTCGCGCTTTAATATATTACACTGAGATGAACTGAGAGTCAAACCAAGAATACCTTTACTAAAAATGAGCAGAGGTTTAAGCAAagataatagaaacagaaaatggttccaaatgaaagaaaaagtacaaTGCATTTTCTCCTGACTAAAACTCAACAGGCTGCAATCCTTATCTGAGGGCTTATCTCCACTACTAGGTGGGTCAACGCTGCAGCGATCGATCCACGCCAAACGCACTCCCGTAGACTCCTGGTACTCCATCagaacgagaagagtaaggggagttgacGGGGGAGTTTCTCCCTTTGACCCAGCCTGGTGTGGaccccatggtaagtagatctaaactactattcgacattggtgaggcctcatctggagtactgtctattcgacattggtgaggcctcatctggagtcctgtgtccagttttgggccccacacttcaagaaggatgtggataaattggagagagtccagcgaagggcaacaaaaatgattaggggactggaacacatgagttatgaggagaggctgagggagctgggattgtttagcctgcagaagagaagaatgaggggggatttgatagctgctttcaactacctgaaagggggttccaaagaggatggctctagactgttctcaatggtagcagatgacagaacgaggagtaatggtctcaagttgcagtgggggaggtttagattggatattaggaaaaactttttcactaagagggtggtgaaacactggaatgcgttacctagggaggtggtagaatctccttccttagaggtttttaaggtcaggcttgacaaagccctggctgggatgatttaactgggaattggtcctgctttgagcagggggttggactagatgacctcctggggtcccttccaaccctgatattctatgattctatgattctatgatactttcAACTTGAGTCACGCTTCTAACATAACTCAATTTGCGTAGCTAGGCTTGACTTTTCCCCGGagcgtagacctgccctgagactGTTTCTCACTTAAAGGCACCTCCTCAGTGGTACCAACCTACATGGCTGGGGATCCGCTGTTCATGGACCTCTTTGTCCCCCTCAGTGATGAAGCacaaaatgtcttttccccttcttcttatAGTCCCGTatacctttgaaatgtattcttgtACCTCCAGAGTTCCTCTGCCCTGCGGGTGTGTGGATGCCTTGCTGTCTAGCTGGTTTTCTCACCCTGTTGTTAATGGGCTTTTCCAGTTGACTTCAAATGCAAATATAATTCCCATTGTCTCTGGCCTACCCTGTTCCATTTACATTGGAGACCTAGGCAGACCGATATGTCAAGATGTCTGGGAATGGCTGAAAAGTGTAAATACCAACCCAAGGGCAGCCTGTTAacaaccagggcacaaaccccaaattagCTGTGAGTTCTAGGCTTAGATTTCACAGACCAATTTGCAAGTGTAAACTCCATGGCCATtacaacagccttaacatggaatcacagacagtcTCCTCGGGTACTttatctatcttgccacccatgTAAGgttacctttgtgatagatggtttCCTACACCGAAGAGCACAGCAATCTTAATATTTCTCTTAGTCCTAAAAGTCCAGTGGCTtagcccaggtcaattgcaccttcgATCTCACACTGAAGACACTTGTAGTTAATCCTATAAGAAAGTATCTAAAGATTTATGaactaggaaaaaagaaatgagagttctTTACAAGATTACATCTGGTAAACACACACCCAGATGAGTTAATCAGGTTTCAAAAGGTACAAGAAGCATCTGTAATAAGCAAGCTGCATGTATCTTTCAGGGCTAAACCAggccaagcactggggatcttATGCTTCGtaatctttgcccctcagagtccaagcagaagaaaagacagttcttcctttttaggggttttttattgatttatttttaatgattattCTGCTTCTAGTTGCAAGTGGAGCTGTTGGGAGCAAATCACTTGCACATCTCCTCttccaggggtgggagggagccgtCAATGAAGTCTGTTGTGCTCTAATGTTCCACGGTGGTTTGCGGGTGTTGATGGGTCTCTTTTGTTGGATAGAAGATAACATCTCCTGTTAGAAaccaggagtccggtggcaccttaaaaactaacagatttattaaggGATAAGCTTACCCTAataaatctgcaaaaagaaaaggaggacttgtggcacctttgagactaataatttattagtctctaatgtgcgacaagtcctctttttctttttgcagatacagactaacacagctgctactctgaaacctaataaatctgtaagtctttaaggtgccaccggactctttgtcatttttgtgaatacagactaacatggctacccctctgatgcatGTTAGAAACTGGTATCTCACACTTGTTCATGATtttctcctgtctggtgattttcTGTTACAAGCACTTAAATATAACCTAATAACAGACATGGGATAGAGGCACTATAAGTGAGATGAATGCTGGCagaaacttacaagcatttcataaccTCTAAACTCTAAACACAGTCCTATAATTTTCatgcctattttaacaatacaaaGACATAGGGGAGCCAGACTGTTTCCAGCTTTGTAGTTGTCTTCGTTcagctttggcatgagctggcatgtGGTCTGTCAGGGTCACAAGGCAAACTGACATTTCTTTGTCTTGGAGAAACTTGTTTACCATCCCTGCCTGGTTTCATCATTTGAGCATATTGTTAGTACATATCCATAGCTTTCTAATTGTTACATCACACAATGCGTATGAAGACCGGTATGATATCAGTTTTCATTTGATTCCTTACCCAATGTTCTTTATAGAGAAATACCATCACATCAACGTGTTAGGTGTAGTGAATTTGTCAGGGCTGACAGGAGTTGCTTATCATGACATTGGACTCTTTGCCAGTGGGCACTGAGGGGTTGTTAGGGTTACATgtataaatatacaaatatatgTGATGTGCTTTGCAGGTACGCAATTGTCTGTGTTGGGAGAGAAAAAGGGCACCTAatccatctccctctcctttgacATGGAGTTAGTTTCATTAGACAGTGGCAAGTGTGGAATGCAGGATTTCTGTGGCTGAACCAAAGGGAAGTTCACACACTGCGCTGGTTCTCTGCTGTCTTTCATGTGTTCTGTGCGgtccaaatcatagaatcatagaatcatagaatatcagggttggaagggacccctgaaggtcatctagtccaaccccctgctcgaagcaggaccaattcccagttaaatcatcccagccagggctttgtcaagcctgaccttaaaaacctctaaggaaggagattctaccacctccctaggtaacgcattccagtgtttcaccaccctcttagtgaaaaagtttttcctaatatccaatctaaacctcccccactgcaacttgagaccattactcctcgttctgtcatctgctaccattgagaacagtctagagccatcctctttggaaccccctttcaggtagttgaaagcagctatcaaatcccccctcattcttttcttctgcaggctaaacaatcccagctccctcagcctctcctcataactcatgtgttccagacccctaatcatttttgttgcccttcgctggactctctccaatttatccacatccttcttgtagtgtggggcccaaaactggacacagtactccagatgaggcctcaccaatgttgaatagaggggaacgatcacgtccctcgatctgctcgctatgcccctacttatacatcccaaaatgccattggccttcttggcaacaagggcacactgctgactcatatccagcttctcgtccactgtcacccctaggtccttttccgcagaactgctgcctagccattcggtccctagtctgtagctgtgcattgggttcttccgtcctaagtgcaggaccctgcacttatccttattgaacctcatcagatttcttttggcccaatcctccaatttgtctaggtccttctgtatcctatccctcccctccagcgtatctaccactcctcccagtttagtatcatccgcaaatttgccgagagtgcaatccacaccatcctccagatcatttatgaagatattgaacaaaaccggcccca comes from Lepidochelys kempii isolate rLepKem1 chromosome 6, rLepKem1.hap2, whole genome shotgun sequence and encodes:
- the LOC140913773 gene encoding olfactory receptor-like protein OLF2 translates to MKKGNHSTVTEFLLSGLTDRPELQVPLFVLFLVIYIVTLVGNLGMIVLIKIDSRLHTPMYFFLGNLSFSDLCYSSIISPRMLLNFLAESKRISYNACAVQMYLFSTFGHVDCLLLAVMAYDRYVAICNPLLYTVTMSRWLCHQLVAGVYAVGLLDSMVHTIFTFRLSFCSSNAINHFLCDVPPVLSLSCSDTRVNEIVMFASTGCLVVSSIVIILLSYAYIIITILRIRSAEGRRKAFSTCTSHLTAVAMFHGSLLFMYFRPSTSYSLDTDKIASVFYTVVIPMLNPLIYSLRNKEVKDAHWKVMHKLLTFS